A single Candidatus Desulfarcum epimagneticum DNA region contains:
- the leuS gene encoding Leucine--tRNA ligase — protein MGNDMDKQYDPEKVEMKWQRLWNDSDSFRAGEDPGKEKYYLLEMFPYPSGRIHMGHVRNYSIGDVIARHKRMRGFNVLHPMGWDAFGMPSENAAIANHTHPAKWTYDNIAYMRGQLKRLGFSYDWKREIATCHPEYYRWEQALFVKMFENGMVYRKESFVNWCDQCLTVLANEQVEAGMCWRCESPVRQKKLNQWFFKITDYAEDLLKYCDKLPGWPEKVTAMQRNWIGKSVGAKIHFPVKGLDKEIRVFTTRQDTVFGATFMCLAPEHPLTPELAARFGREKEVSEFVERVSMRDRSERGAESREKEGVFTGAFCVNPMTGKEMPVYTANFALMEYGTGAVMSVPAHDQRDFEFARKYGLEIIPVVSPPDVDPDPAHMTEAYSGEGKMINSGDFNGMDSRGARDKIAAFFQEKGVGEKTVNFRLRDWGISRQRYWGAPIPMIHCESCGPVPVPLEELPVRLPEDAQLLENGGSPLPDHEFFKKTRCPSCGRKDASRETDTMDTFVESSWYFQRYCSPDFDQGMFDRKAVDYWMPVDQYIGGVEHAILHLLYSRYFTRVLNDLGMTNDREPFSRLLTQGMVCKETVSCPTHGFLFPEESDTREGRKVCVKCGEKVNVGRVEKMSKSKKNIVDPQILVDRYGADTTRLFCLFAAPPEKDLEWSDQGVEGAFRFLNRVWRLSRAWMDLIREADAFDQGPDFLEGDLRGLFKKTHQTIKKTTGDIENRFHFNTAISAVMELVNDMHKIEPDPESAPVMKFAMESVILLLSPMVPHFCEEIWEAMGKEPGVGNVPWPEYRQDALAKDELTIAIQVNGKLRGTFSVDAGADAERIKSLALADPKAVKFTEGKEIRKVILVKNKLVNIVV, from the coding sequence GTGGGAAACGATATGGACAAACAGTACGATCCTGAAAAAGTGGAAATGAAATGGCAGAGGCTCTGGAACGATTCGGACAGTTTCAGGGCCGGGGAAGACCCCGGGAAAGAAAAATATTACCTCCTTGAAATGTTTCCATACCCTTCCGGGCGGATTCACATGGGGCATGTCCGGAATTATTCCATCGGGGATGTCATCGCCCGGCACAAGAGAATGCGGGGCTTCAACGTCCTGCATCCCATGGGATGGGACGCCTTCGGCATGCCCTCTGAAAACGCGGCCATCGCCAACCATACCCATCCGGCGAAATGGACCTATGACAACATCGCCTATATGAGGGGCCAGCTCAAACGTCTGGGCTTCAGCTACGACTGGAAAAGGGAAATCGCCACCTGTCACCCCGAATACTACCGGTGGGAGCAGGCGCTGTTTGTCAAAATGTTTGAAAACGGCATGGTGTACCGGAAAGAGTCCTTTGTCAACTGGTGCGACCAGTGCCTCACCGTTCTGGCCAACGAGCAGGTGGAGGCCGGCATGTGCTGGCGCTGCGAAAGTCCGGTCCGCCAGAAAAAGCTCAACCAGTGGTTTTTTAAAATCACCGATTACGCCGAAGACCTCCTGAAATATTGCGACAAACTTCCCGGGTGGCCGGAAAAGGTCACCGCCATGCAGCGCAACTGGATCGGCAAAAGTGTCGGCGCGAAGATCCATTTTCCCGTCAAGGGCCTGGACAAAGAGATCCGGGTTTTCACCACCCGGCAGGACACGGTCTTCGGGGCCACCTTCATGTGCCTGGCCCCGGAGCATCCCCTGACGCCTGAGCTGGCCGCGCGTTTTGGCCGGGAAAAGGAGGTGTCGGAGTTTGTGGAGCGCGTCTCCATGCGGGACCGGTCCGAAAGGGGAGCCGAGAGCCGGGAAAAAGAGGGCGTGTTCACCGGCGCGTTCTGCGTCAATCCCATGACCGGGAAAGAGATGCCTGTTTACACCGCCAATTTCGCCCTCATGGAATACGGGACCGGCGCCGTGATGTCCGTTCCGGCCCATGACCAGCGGGATTTTGAGTTCGCCCGGAAGTACGGCCTGGAGATCATCCCGGTGGTGAGCCCCCCGGACGTCGATCCGGACCCGGCCCACATGACCGAGGCCTATTCCGGAGAAGGAAAGATGATCAATTCCGGGGACTTTAACGGCATGGACAGCCGGGGCGCCCGGGACAAAATCGCGGCCTTTTTTCAGGAAAAAGGCGTGGGAGAAAAGACCGTCAACTTTCGGCTCAGGGACTGGGGCATTTCCCGTCAGCGCTACTGGGGCGCCCCCATTCCCATGATCCACTGCGAGTCCTGCGGCCCGGTTCCGGTCCCGCTGGAGGAGCTGCCGGTCCGGCTCCCCGAGGACGCCCAGCTGCTTGAAAACGGGGGCTCCCCCCTTCCCGACCATGAATTTTTTAAAAAAACCCGGTGCCCGTCGTGCGGCCGAAAGGACGCCTCCAGGGAGACGGACACCATGGACACCTTTGTGGAGTCCTCCTGGTACTTCCAGCGCTACTGCAGCCCGGACTTCGACCAGGGAATGTTCGACCGAAAAGCCGTGGACTACTGGATGCCCGTGGACCAGTATATCGGGGGCGTGGAGCACGCCATTTTGCATCTTCTCTATTCCCGGTACTTCACCCGGGTCCTCAATGACCTGGGCATGACAAACGACCGGGAGCCCTTTTCCCGGCTGCTGACCCAGGGCATGGTGTGCAAGGAGACCGTGTCATGCCCGACCCACGGGTTTTTGTTCCCCGAAGAGTCCGACACACGCGAAGGGCGAAAGGTCTGTGTCAAATGCGGGGAAAAAGTCAACGTCGGCCGGGTGGAAAAGATGTCCAAGTCCAAGAAAAACATCGTGGACCCCCAGATACTGGTGGACCGCTACGGGGCCGACACCACGAGGCTGTTTTGCCTGTTCGCCGCGCCCCCGGAAAAGGACCTGGAATGGAGCGACCAGGGGGTGGAGGGGGCGTTTCGATTTTTAAACCGGGTCTGGCGGCTGTCCCGGGCCTGGATGGATCTCATCCGGGAGGCGGACGCCTTTGACCAGGGCCCTGATTTCCTGGAGGGGGATTTGCGCGGGCTTTTCAAAAAAACCCACCAGACCATCAAAAAAACCACTGGGGACATCGAAAACCGGTTTCATTTCAACACGGCCATCAGCGCCGTCATGGAGCTGGTCAACGACATGCATAAAATAGAGCCGGACCCCGAAAGCGCGCCGGTGATGAAGTTCGCCATGGAGTCGGTTATTTTGCTTTTGTCTCCCATGGTTCCCCACTTTTGCGAAGAGATATGGGAGGCCATGGGAAAAGAGCCGGGCGTTGGAAACGTCCCCTGGCCCGAATACCGCCAGGACGCGCTGGCCAAAGACGAGCTGACCATCGCCATCCAGGTGAACGGAAAGCTCCGGGGGACCTTTTCCGTGGACGCGGGCGCCGATGCCGAGCGGATCAAATCCCTGGCGCTGGCCGACCCAAAGGCGGTGAAATTCACCGAGGGCAAAGAGATCAGGAAGGTGATTCTGGTGAAAAACAAGCTGGTCAACATCGTGGTGTAG
- a CDS encoding Ribonuclease: MTSKILINAVAPEVCRIAKVKNSRLEEFHIETASRESLKGNIYKAVVARVEQGLQAVFVNYGVEKNGFLQKHEIHPDYFQGSFDPGQSIKQLVKTGQEILVQVMKDPIQSKGAMLTTFISLAGRHIVLMPGGRSRGISRKIEGEEERYRLKDIMGKLKIPEDFGVIIRTAGSGATKTAIEKDIRYLMRVWKNIKKSVMQETAPALLYKERNLLLRSMRDYFTPDVSEILVDDVPAHREAKKFLSVISPKHTKIVKLHKGDKPIFTKFQLEDQINSIYESRVNLKSGGSIVIEQTEALVSVDVNSGKATGEKTVEQTALNTNLEAAEEIARQLCLRDLGGIIAVDFIDMKDRKHNAKVEQTLKSFLKKDKAKTKVGKISRFGVMEMSRQRIRPSIDFGSFEPCPYCRGKGMAPSVQTLGLSLMRKLQLKTLKDSAVDLKVRVPEKLADYLLNKKRKDIHDLEAKHGISITIQPDASLLPEENRIVSNGS, translated from the coding sequence ATGACTTCTAAAATACTGATCAACGCCGTGGCGCCTGAGGTATGCCGGATCGCCAAGGTCAAAAACAGCCGGCTGGAGGAGTTTCACATCGAGACCGCCTCCCGGGAGAGCCTGAAGGGAAACATCTACAAAGCCGTCGTCGCCCGTGTGGAGCAGGGTCTCCAGGCCGTCTTTGTCAATTACGGAGTGGAAAAAAACGGTTTTTTGCAAAAACACGAAATCCACCCCGATTATTTCCAGGGGAGCTTCGACCCCGGCCAGTCCATCAAACAACTGGTGAAAACAGGCCAGGAAATCCTGGTCCAGGTGATGAAAGACCCCATCCAGAGCAAAGGGGCCATGCTCACCACCTTTATTTCCCTGGCCGGAAGGCACATTGTGCTCATGCCCGGCGGCAGGAGCCGGGGCATATCCCGGAAAATCGAGGGCGAAGAGGAGCGGTACCGGCTCAAGGACATCATGGGAAAACTCAAAATTCCCGAGGACTTCGGGGTGATCATCCGCACCGCCGGCTCCGGAGCCACCAAGACCGCCATCGAAAAGGATATCCGGTACCTGATGCGGGTGTGGAAAAACATCAAAAAAAGCGTGATGCAGGAAACCGCCCCGGCGCTGCTTTACAAGGAGCGCAATCTCCTTTTGCGCTCCATGCGCGATTATTTCACCCCGGACGTCTCGGAGATACTGGTGGACGACGTGCCCGCCCACCGCGAGGCGAAAAAATTTTTGAGCGTCATCTCCCCCAAGCACACGAAAATCGTGAAGCTGCACAAAGGAGACAAACCCATATTCACCAAGTTTCAGCTGGAAGACCAGATCAACTCCATTTATGAAAGCCGGGTCAATCTGAAATCCGGGGGCTCCATTGTCATTGAGCAGACCGAGGCGCTGGTGTCTGTGGATGTCAACTCCGGGAAAGCCACCGGGGAAAAAACCGTGGAGCAGACCGCTTTGAACACCAATCTCGAGGCGGCCGAAGAGATCGCCCGGCAGCTTTGCCTTCGGGACCTCGGCGGCATCATCGCTGTGGACTTCATCGACATGAAAGACCGGAAGCACAACGCCAAAGTCGAGCAGACCCTTAAATCCTTTCTGAAAAAAGACAAGGCCAAGACCAAGGTGGGAAAAATCTCCCGGTTCGGGGTCATGGAAATGTCGCGCCAGCGGATCCGGCCCTCCATCGACTTCGGCAGCTTCGAGCCATGCCCCTACTGCCGGGGAAAAGGCATGGCGCCGTCGGTTCAGACCCTGGGATTGAGCCTGATGCGCAAGCTCCAGCTCAAAACCCTGAAGGACAGCGCCGTGGATTTAAAAGTGCGGGTTCCGGAAAAACTGGCGGACTACCTGCTGAACAAAAAAAGAAAAGACATTCACGACTTAGAGGCGAAACACGGGATATCCATCACCATCCAGCCCGACGCGTCTTTGCTTCCTGAAGAAAACAGGATCGTGTCAAACGGATCATAA
- a CDS encoding EF-P lysine aminoacylase GenX: MTSFRQTRIKENLKIRFEMIQAMRNFFARNGYIEVETPCRIPAPAPEAHINPPASGDWFLRTSPELCMKRLLAAGYPRIFQIGRCFREKERGDNHVPEFTLLEWYEKGAGYRDMMERCENLVLAAARGAGVGDRLSGNGRDIDLSPPWDRLSVTRAFERLAGVGVEEALERGVFDEVMASDIEPGLGKKKPVFLFDYPAALGALARLRPDNPRVAERFELYIDGIELCNAFTELTDPDEQRARFEKEIQNREKQGKTVWPMPEKFLTDLARMPDASGNALGVDRLAMLFTHSRRVDDVTAFVPEEL; the protein is encoded by the coding sequence ATGACATCATTCAGACAAACCCGAATCAAAGAAAACCTGAAAATCCGCTTTGAGATGATCCAGGCCATGCGAAATTTCTTCGCCCGAAACGGCTACATCGAGGTGGAGACCCCCTGCCGGATTCCCGCTCCCGCGCCCGAGGCCCACATCAACCCCCCGGCGTCCGGGGACTGGTTTTTGCGGACATCGCCCGAGCTTTGCATGAAGCGCCTTTTAGCGGCCGGGTATCCCCGAATTTTTCAGATCGGCAGGTGTTTCCGGGAAAAGGAGAGGGGAGACAACCACGTTCCGGAGTTCACCCTGCTGGAATGGTACGAAAAAGGCGCCGGCTACCGCGACATGATGGAAAGATGTGAAAACCTGGTCCTGGCCGCGGCCCGGGGCGCGGGCGTCGGGGACCGTCTTTCGGGAAACGGTCGGGACATCGACCTCTCGCCCCCCTGGGACCGTCTTTCCGTGACCCGGGCCTTTGAGCGCCTCGCCGGCGTCGGCGTGGAGGAGGCGCTTGAGCGCGGTGTCTTTGACGAGGTCATGGCCTCGGACATCGAGCCCGGGCTGGGAAAAAAAAAGCCGGTTTTCCTGTTTGATTATCCCGCCGCCTTAGGGGCGCTGGCCCGGCTGCGCCCGGACAACCCCCGCGTGGCCGAGCGCTTCGAGCTTTATATCGACGGAATCGAGCTTTGCAACGCCTTCACCGAGCTGACCGATCCCGACGAGCAGCGGGCGCGTTTTGAAAAAGAGATTCAAAATCGGGAAAAACAGGGCAAAACCGTGTGGCCCATGCCGGAAAAATTTCTCACAGACCTGGCCCGGATGCCCGACGCCTCGGGAAACGCCCTGGGCGTGGACCGGCTGGCCATGCTTTTCACCCATTCCCGCCGCGTGGACGATGTGACGGCGTTTGTTCCGGAGGAATTGTAA
- a CDS encoding conserved membrane hypothetical protein (Evidence 4 : Unknown function but conserved in other organisms), whose product MSIFSAAALLFMVFDPLGNIPMFMCALDHVNPRDHFRVILREMLLALLILIVFLFAGRHILSFLGISQSSLGIAGGIILFMIAIRMVFSGSEQVFQNMEDETPLLVPLAVPLIAGPSAIATVILLMAREPSRWPEWLLALFCAWLASGVILIFSGRLTLILGQRLLKAAARLMGMILTGVAVEMLVRGIRDVFFV is encoded by the coding sequence ATGTCGATTTTTTCAGCGGCGGCCCTGCTTTTTATGGTTTTCGACCCTTTGGGCAACATCCCCATGTTCATGTGCGCCCTGGACCATGTGAATCCCCGGGACCATTTCCGGGTGATTTTGCGCGAAATGCTTCTGGCGCTTTTGATTCTCATCGTCTTTCTTTTCGCCGGCCGCCATATTCTGTCTTTTTTGGGAATCTCCCAGTCGTCTTTGGGAATCGCCGGGGGAATCATTTTGTTTATGATCGCCATCCGCATGGTGTTTTCCGGCTCGGAGCAGGTGTTTCAAAACATGGAGGACGAGACCCCTCTCCTGGTGCCCCTGGCCGTGCCCCTCATCGCGGGGCCCTCGGCCATCGCCACCGTGATCCTGCTCATGGCCCGGGAGCCCTCCCGGTGGCCGGAATGGCTGCTGGCGCTTTTCTGCGCCTGGCTCGCCTCGGGCGTCATCCTGATTTTTTCCGGACGCCTGACCCTGATCCTGGGACAGCGGCTTTTAAAGGCCGCGGCCCGTCTCATGGGCATGATCCTCACCGGCGTGGCCGTGGAGATGCTTGTCAGGGGGATCAGGGATGTCTTTTTCGTTTGA
- a CDS encoding MazG family protein — protein sequence MRHIDRLLALIETLRGENGCPWDRKQTPASIAAHLSEEVYELMDAIDSGDPADICDELGDVLFLTLFIASIHRQAGLFDIEAAAGRSMEKMTRRHPHVFGDSRADTPDAILKQWSEIKKKEKAGSGKKHIADSVASSLPPMARARRISERAAAAGFDWDDISGPMEKVDEEWREFRDELPESDPGGGKRKEPGDKDRARAAMEFGDVLFSMVNVARFARIDPESALSASVKKFADRLTFMEKTLEKTGERLETVPDQRRHDLWEQAKKRDFSPREY from the coding sequence ATGAGACATATCGACCGCCTTCTGGCGCTTATTGAAACCTTAAGGGGCGAAAACGGCTGTCCATGGGACCGGAAACAGACCCCGGCCTCCATCGCGGCCCATCTGTCCGAAGAGGTTTACGAACTCATGGACGCCATCGACTCCGGCGATCCCGCCGATATATGCGACGAGCTGGGGGATGTGCTGTTTCTGACCCTTTTCATCGCCTCCATTCACCGCCAGGCCGGGCTTTTTGACATCGAGGCGGCCGCCGGGAGGAGCATGGAGAAAATGACCCGGCGTCACCCCCATGTCTTTGGAGACTCCAGGGCCGACACGCCCGATGCGATTCTGAAACAGTGGTCGGAGATTAAAAAAAAGGAAAAGGCGGGGTCTGGAAAAAAACACATCGCCGACTCCGTGGCCTCCTCCCTGCCTCCCATGGCCCGGGCCCGCAGGATTTCCGAGCGGGCCGCGGCGGCCGGCTTCGACTGGGACGACATCTCAGGCCCCATGGAAAAGGTCGATGAGGAATGGCGGGAATTTCGCGACGAGCTGCCCGAGTCAGACCCGGGAGGCGGAAAGCGCAAAGAGCCCGGGGACAAAGACCGGGCCCGCGCGGCCATGGAGTTTGGGGACGTCCTGTTTTCCATGGTCAATGTGGCCCGGTTCGCCCGCATCGATCCGGAGTCGGCCCTTTCGGCCTCCGTCAAAAAATTCGCCGACCGGCTGACCTTCATGGAAAAAACCCTTGAGAAAACAGGGGAGCGCCTGGAGACCGTCCCGGACCAACGACGGCATGACCTTTGGGAACAGGCCAAAAAACGGGATTTTTCGCCCCGGGAATATTGA